The proteins below come from a single Beutenbergia cavernae DSM 12333 genomic window:
- the infC gene encoding translation initiation factor IF-3 — MRVPEVRLVGPNGEQVGIVRVEDALRLAEEADLDLVEVAPDARPPVAKLMDFGKFKYESAMKARDARRNQANTVLKEIRFRLKIDPHDYGTKKGHVERFLTAGDKVKVMIMFRGREQSRPEMGMRLLQRLADDVAELGHVESTPRLDGRNMTMVIAPHRKKAEARDDARREKERRRVEEGDSADEAPQTSAPTS, encoded by the coding sequence ATCCGCGTGCCCGAGGTGCGTCTGGTCGGCCCCAACGGTGAGCAGGTCGGCATCGTTCGGGTCGAGGACGCCCTCCGCCTGGCGGAGGAGGCCGACCTCGACCTGGTCGAGGTGGCCCCGGACGCCCGACCCCCCGTCGCCAAGCTCATGGACTTCGGGAAGTTCAAGTACGAGTCGGCGATGAAGGCCCGCGACGCCCGTCGCAACCAGGCCAACACCGTGCTCAAGGAGATCCGTTTCCGGCTGAAGATCGACCCGCACGACTACGGCACGAAGAAGGGCCACGTCGAGCGGTTCCTCACCGCCGGGGACAAGGTCAAGGTCATGATCATGTTCCGTGGCCGTGAGCAGTCCCGTCCGGAGATGGGCATGCGCCTGCTGCAGCGGCTGGCCGACGACGTCGCCGAGCTCGGTCACGTCGAGTCGACACCGCGCCTGGACGGCCGGAACATGACGATGGTCATCGCGCCGCACCGCAAGAAGGCCGAGGCACGCGACGACGCCCGCCGCGAGAAGGAGCGGCGTCGCGTCGAGGAGGGTGACAGCGCCGACGAGGCGCCGCAGACCTCCGCCCCCACGAGCTGA